The DNA sequence aagtctcgtaattaaatattttgttagcttttttttaatgtaagaaataaaatatatattttttaatttttaaattattaatttttttaataaaatttttttaataaattattaattttttaacagcaTAGAAATTACtatgtgtgtaattcgaaccaacctggttcgaattagtgtgtgcgtgtgtgttgtgtataattcgaacctatttggttcgaattagtgtgtgcATGTGTTTGTGTATAATTTCGAATTATGTAGAAATGGAGTTCGAATCAAGTTGGTTCAAACTACATATAAATGTGCATTGGTGGATTCACGAAGCAGATTTTGGTTTGACGGATTTGTGTAAAATTTTGATCCCCTTAGTTTATTATTGTGATTTACCCttagttttaatatattattataataaaaatttatatttaaacaatatatgtattagataaataatttaaattaaatatataaaattataatattttataatatttataaaatataataaaatataaataaataaaaatatttatactttattttatgataagggtattaatgtaattttatactattattttatgataaggatattaatgtaaataaaaatatttacttttctttctatccaaataaagaaaaattttctttttattttctttccatcTATTTTCTATTCATCCAAATAACATACAAATAActcaactttttttatttatttattaaatttttttctcttatttttttttctttttttttttttgaaacatcCAAACAaagtattagaaaaaaaaaagcattacATCAAGTTACATTATtccatttaattataatttgcaTTAAATACAAATTTGGTATATCCGTATATGGCTTAGCTTCTATCATTGACAATTTGCATATCATTTTAAGGAAAGTCCTTTCATCATATTTTGATGTGTGTGCATTTTTGTTTTCCAATAAGGACGCATGAGTTGACAGTTGCGTATGTTTTTGTTTAATTTCACGTGATTGGTTGATTCCTGCTAAATATACTAGAATATAATACCACCTGCGTTATTCACATGgctatgttttttattttatctatatGGCTCATAGGTCCAACCATGAGTACTCCttcaaaatatactaaaaacgtCTGAATGCTGAAGATATGCTATGCCACTCCTAActataaaattcaatttattatatTTCCAAATAATATCATTTTATTGTACGTGGGGGATGGTTGGCTTACCACATGTAGGCATTGACTTGTATATTGCATTATCGTGCTacttattcttttatttttttaatttaatttaaaatcgttattgaattctatttttcttttaattatttggtgtgtaattttaatttttttctttgacaCAAAATGAAACGTGTTAGAGCTCAAAAAATTTCCTAACATTTCCTGTAACTGGTTGTCTTTGTTATTTGCTGTTTATACTTAAACTACGATTCATGTCCTCTCCGCCGAATACCATTAGTGTATTTATTAGTCTTATTAAACAAAATTGTTAATTGATGTTAAAGAAAAGTTTTGGGTATTTTTTTTTAGGCCACTTAGATAAAAGACGtctaaaacgtcttttttttaagatgttttcatattatgttttaattagtttctGTATAATTTATTCGGTATTCTTCatcacatattattaaattttttaaaagattttctttccaaaaataataaaaaacatttaatttggactaaaacaaaaaagataataaattaactattaaattttttaaaagattatttatataaaaaatatatcacattcatcgatatatatatatatatatatatatatatatatatatatatatatatatatataacaagcttttaaattttttataaataaaaaaataattaatttttattcgtataatatataaaacaattactatattattattatattatagattaaaatttactaatttaaattttatttttatttttaatataagcattagaaataaataaattttttataataagatgtaatgtaacaaaatatatataatattaattaatttttaaaaaattctgaaaagatgatttttttctaataaagtgttattaaaaaattaacattataaaaGCTAATTTCAACCAATATGATATAATatgttattaaatatatttaatacaaaacacattgtatataaatttttattgagtttaaattttaaataatttttaattaaatttcgaatatttttattttaaagagttaGAATATTTTAACATAATTTGTTTCGTATCTTTTTAGttgagtctttgattttttaaattataaaccttatttatatttaagagtAATGTTTTAACACCACCAATTAGTCACACATataaaaatacaagaacaattcTATTGTCATAATTATAATCTAAATTTATAAGCAATACAATATAATGAAACtatatataagtaatataactaaatttaTCTACATCTATTGTCacatttcataaataatataattaaattatatttatgtttataattaaaatatgaataaaaatacaaaaaattatcaggatggttaatttttttcgttcatagtttttttattatttttattgtgaaaagtttaattattttaataattaattattttttaaaaaagataattgaataacacaaaaaagtcttattaagaataatttatttatatatgattaaaaaataattgaataattatatacggtaaaaaattaatattattaaaaaataaaaataaaattattttaaaattaaaaataaagtttatttaaaaataaaattaaaaatcatggttttttttctttttttcaaaatttatctacgagtaattctataaatattttatgatgaataaaaatattaaactcatactaaaatttattctaataaaatttatttttattctactaaacgttaaataaactattgaaaagaattttgtttCCTCCATTAGAGAAGATACTTCTATTATGTTATGACATTAATTTGGCctgttattttttaatgtacataataataataataataataataataataataataataataatgataataaacaaatatatatatgaatcaAATATATCACAGTAAAAAAGGAAGCACGTCACCAAATAATTTATCATCCAAATTATATATGAATCAAATTGATAATATGAGAGCTAACACTACAAAAATCCAGAACAAGGTTAGAGACTTACAAAAATCTTTCTTAAGATCATAGAAAAAAATGTTTATATTTGTGTGATATATAAaacaattatcatattattgttattattacattatatatatatatatatatatatatatatatatatatatatacagtgACGGATCCAGAAAATTTGATTAGTGGGGGCAAAATATGTATAAcatgataataattttataattatattttattattataaaatataattaatcttctagttatttaactaataaattaaaacacttatatagtaatttaaataataacatataacttagaattttatccttttaaatttgatatttaaaaaaattgataattcttttattattaatacaattaaatattttatttttttatatatattaataaataattatttaaaaattaatgtctTATAAGATTACAAAACTGACTTTTtataatattcataattaattttttttaattaatatcgttactaaaaaaattagaactaACTTCAAAAGAAGAAAATCAATAGATATTCGTATATTTAGAtgttactttttattttaactgttatttattgttaattaatattactatatttcaaaatttaaattattaatggatcttattattcaataatatttaaccatgtaataaaaatatataataatataattacaaaataaaatacaaaataattgaatgaattaaaaataaaaaaataaaaataaatctttaattgaatcaaaagaaattaaataatgaaGTTAAGGAGTCTTACTAGGAGCcatagaataaaaaaagaataacaAAAGAAGAGAATTAGAATGTTAGAGAgcatacaaaaattatttttagtacttaaatttaaataactgacttaatttttaattatttttattattattatttaattatttttataattaatatagtattattataaaatagtgAGATTTTTTTTCTATACATTATGAAAACAGAAAtcgattaaaaaaaattatagtggggtcaaatttatttattaaatgggggcaaataaatttttattccaTATACTACATGTAACTTAACAAAATTTTAGTGGGGGCACTTGCCCCCACATCCCCTAAAGTAGATCCgtccctatatatatatatatatatatatatatatatatatatatatatgagcaAAAAAAGTCCAACTgttttaaagtaaaattttcttttaatatttgattaaatgtTCTTATATTTAGTACTTTTTTTGGCACTTCCtcttagttaaaaatataatcattataattttttagttattattgcTAGGGGTGTTTACAGATGGGATATGGCTGAAATTTTGATCCAATCCGCACTAAACTCCTTAGATCAAATTCGATATTCGCACTTTTTATATTTGGATCAGATACCAAATAtatccataaaataaaaaatgttaaaaaaatttatttttataaaaagagtcaataatttttttgtttactttttttaacatatttacTTCTATCTGATTAGAGTGTGGATCCGATTCGATCAAATCCGATCATCTTACATATCAGATCATATCCTCAAATTACAGATTAGATACGAATAAATACTGTGGATTATGGATATGATCTAATCTATGAACACCTCTAACTACTACTATAGGTTCATTGTTGCAAAAGAATGCTTCTTTTATTATAAACCATTATTAGATCTTAATTACCATTAAAACAACCTAATTGTCAACAAAGAGATAATACTTATTGGTCTCTGAAATTTTGTTCGTATTTCAATCCATAGTTGTAAAAATCGAAgtgagaaaatttttttaaaatgtctCCACAAGGTCTCGAACCAAgaaccttgaagcaaaagcaaCCTCTACTTGTAACTTAGCCATTGCACTTCTACGTATTGTATTTgacaaatactaattatatagtatacataaatatctaatttaatttaattttttttatttaaaaattaattatattttaattatataccaGTATTAATGTAAATATAAATTTcagtaaaaatttattaatttacttgATCTATTTTATTGCTAGTATTGTGATTaaggttatttgttttgatgttAGTGTTAAAATCTACTGATATTATAGTTAGATGATAAGCTttgtaaattaattatttttttattgtgtcaaaataagatactattgtagtattaaaattttatggtttttttatattagttatttttagaagTTGATACTTGATTCTTCATAAAATGTTAGTGAAGAtatgtatttcaaattttaattttaagtttttaattatttgatattttatatttacgtGAGACCGATTTTATCGGTTCAACCAGTGATTTATCGGTTGAACCAATAAATTAGTGAACCAGTAGCTTGACCGGTTCGATCACTGGTTCGGTTCTAAAAACTATGTTTcaatctaatttcaaaaatttcgaTTTACTCAATTTAGTCTCCCAACTTAATAGTTATGACTCATATTGGTTCCTAATCTTATTTTTGTCACTGTCTCACAAAATCGTTAACGACATGCTGAGATGGACTAACGACTGCTACATTATACATTCTAGCGACTATTTGATGTgacaattgaaattttttttaccttattttttttcaactaaacaCTTAAAACCCTAATATGAGTCACGGACACCTAAGTTAAAAAATCAAACTAAGtaaattgaaactttaaaaaTCAGATTAATGCTCGAATATAATTTCAAAATAGAACTTTAACTTATGTAGTGATTAATTTAGATGagaatcaaataaatcaaaattcaacataatttttatcaatgttttcaaattcaaaatttctatactaaaattagctaggatttttctttaaattaaaaatttaataaaatagtaacTTTAATTATCTTAATCAGTGTcctaattaattacttttatgTCTTAAAAAAACTCTATAtgagaagaaaataattaatttgtctactttaataaatagttattttactaaaataaaagaaactattttttaaacttttttaagaactaattaatattatatatattttgttacactatatttatttataaaaattttgtttatttttaatgcttatattaaaaataaaaaaaatttaaattaatgaatcttaatctataatataataataatatagtaattattttatatattatacgaatataaattaattatttttttatttataaaaattttaagaggtttgagattgttttatatatatatatatatatatatattttgatgaatgtgatatattttttatgtaaataatcttttaaaagaatctaatagttaatctattatcttttttgttttagtctaaattaaatatttttttattatttttggaaagaaaatctTTTGAGGAATTTAATAATATGTAATAAGGAACACCGAATTCATTAtataaaaaccaattaaaacacaacataaaaacatctttaaaaaaagacgttttaggCGTCTTTATCCGAGTgactctattttttttataccgATCTAATATTTAACACGGGTTTATCCTCCCTAATAGGATTTTTAATGATTAATGTTATATTTTGTAGCACTCGCTCTAATTGTTCCTATAATAATTCTtttgcaaaataaaaaaatacgaTGCACAAATTCAAAGCGGTggaaaatttaattattcatgTTATAATTTCTTTATATTATGAGTTCGCCCAATTTCAATTCCTAACAATAGAGAATAAATAATGTATTTAAAGACAAGAAATGCTTTAGTTTGATCATATTGTCATTTCACAACATCAAAGAAGACAAACATTTAGGAAGAGGAGGAATATAATGGAGAGACAGCAAGTGGTCCTCCACATGAACCATGGCATGGGAGATAATAGCTATGCTCATAACTCTATCATTCAGGTACACAACatcatcataataataataatgttctCTTTATTCTCTGAAATTAAATTTGCTTATGCCCATTCATGATTTACAATGATAGATATTAACATTCTTATATATCAATATCATTTTAACAGAACAAGGTGATGAGGGAGGCAAAACCCATAGTAGAAGAGAGTATCATGAGGCTATATACTATTATTCCTATTCATTGTTTTAAGGTGGCTGACTTAGGTTGTTCTTCAGGACCAAATGCTCTTCAATTGGTATCTAATGTCATCGACATTGTTCATACAACTACTTCTAACTTGAATCTCAAACCACCGGTCTTTCAGTTCTTCTTGAATGATCTATATGGGAATGATTTCAATAGCATCTTTAAATCACTTCCACAATTCTTGGAAAGCCTAGAAGAAAAGAAGGGACACAAATTTGGTACATGTTTTATCAATGCAACTCCAGGGACATTCTACAAGAGGCTATTTCCCAACGGTTCCTTACACTTTATTCATTCTTCTTTTAGTCTTCATTGGCTTTCTCAGGTAAGAACATATGAACCAAAGGGACCTAATCCATGTTATTTACAaccaaaatattatataatatgtaaaatatatagCACTTCAATTAAAAAGTTTTGTTTCCAAACATAGTTTTATCTCTCTAGAAATTTtgtaaattctattttattttatttcttttatttgtatttggtTGCATACTTACACTcctaattaaatatttatcctAAAATATTTAATGTTATATATGTTTCTATAAATTGAGGAATAATACTGAATTGAAAATCACtcaattttaaattaacataattattttGTCAGCCTTTATAATTTCAGTAAAATTTCATTTAGATCTTTacaaaagtttaaaaatttgtaattgaatctatatatcaaataaaaaattttaattagattttgttaactgtttttttttttacaaaatattattgaaatatacacattttttgtatttgatttaggATAATTGTATAATGTTATGAAAGTAAATATTCTAGAAttattgtgttccttttgaaaGATATATATCAAGTAGCTAAGTAAACatctaattattttttcatCTAATATAAACATTTAATTAATCTTTTTGTAAAATTATAAGAAGAAATAGAGTAAGTATATAGATATTCATATATTTATGTTTTTCAACAGGCTCCAAAGGACTTGGGtaataagaaaaatatacatttaacaAGAACAAGTTCTCCAGCAATGCACAAAGCATATGGTGAACAATTCCAAAAGGACTTTAAACTATTTCTGAAATTACGTTCACAAGAACTGGTGCCTGGAGGTGGCATGATTCTGACTCTAATTGGAAGGGACAAAACTCGTGAAATCAGAACTTCTTGGAGCCTGCTTGGCACAACACTCAATGATATG is a window from the Arachis stenosperma cultivar V10309 chromosome 3, arast.V10309.gnm1.PFL2, whole genome shotgun sequence genome containing:
- the LOC130965219 gene encoding probable jasmonic acid carboxyl methyltransferase 2 — protein: MNHGMGDNSYAHNSIIQNKVMREAKPIVEESIMRLYTIIPIHCFKVADLGCSSGPNALQLVSNVIDIVHTTTSNLNLKPPVFQFFLNDLYGNDFNSIFKSLPQFLESLEEKKGHKFGTCFINATPGTFYKRLFPNGSLHFIHSSFSLHWLSQAPKDLGNKKNIHLTRTSSPAMHKAYGEQFQKDFKLFLKLRSQELVPGGGMILTLIGRDKTREIRTSWSLLGTTLNDMVLENLIEATKLESFDLPLYDPTIEEAKEVIEDEGSFTLLRLECVALDWGANINEDVVDNNNKLDLNMKAEVTTKFVRAALEPVLMAQFGEQVMDELFQRYKNKIVQLIMEVEILEFPTLVMSLIKNV